The DNA segment GCGAACCTCCTCTTCGAGGCTGGAAATGTGCTCGCAGCCCGCGCCGCCCTCGCCGATCGCCGCACGGAGCTGAAGAAGGCCGAGAAAATCGCGCTCGCCGACCCGTTCGCGCAGGCCCCTCGCGCGGCGCGCCCACTGAACCGTGATTTCGACGAGCAGCTCGGCGCGGTGGCCAACGCGGAGGCGTTCGGCGGCGACAAGGCCGCCACGGGTGGAGCGCCGCGCGCGGCGCCCGCGCCGGCCTCGCCTGCCGGGAAGGGCGCCGTCCGCCACAACCAGGCGGCGGCCTCGGAGCTCGCCTTCTAGACGCGCCACTGGACTGTACAAGTGCGCAGCGGTACGCTCGCGCGATGAGCGCTCGACTCCGCGGCAGGCTCTCCCGGCTCGCGCCGCCCGCGCAGCCGGGGCTCGGGGCCTCGCCGGCCACCGCGGAGCCGCCGTGCGACGACGAAGCGCTCGGCCTTGTGCCGCCCGCGTCGCGAGAGCGTAGCCTCTCGTCCACGCGGCCTACGCTCGACGAGCTGCGCGAGCGAATGGCCCAGGTGCTCGGTCGGGTCGAGCCCGCGCGCGTCGCGCCCGCGGTCGACCTGCCGGAGCTGCCTTTCCTCGCCGAAGAGACCCCCCACGGGACCATCCACGTTCGCGCGCGCCGGCTCTCGGCCGCCCACCGCGTGGGGCACGTCGGCCTCGCGCCCGCGGGCGTGGCGCGGCCCGAGGTGCTCGCGCTCCTCGCGCTCGACCCCTCGCTCGCCCTCGCGTCGCCACGCAAGGCGCTCTACCTCGACACCGAGACCACCGGCCTGTCGGGCGGCACGGGCACGGTGGCGTTCCTCGTGGGCCTCGCCTACTGGGACGCCGGGTGGATCACAGAGCAGCTCCTCGTCCGCGAGCTCGGCGAGGAGGCCCCGATGCTCGCGCGCGTCGCCGAGCGCCTCGCCGAGGCCGAGCTGCTCGTGACCTTCAACGGAAAGAGCTTTGATCTTCCGCTCTTACGTACACGTTTCGTGCTCGCGGGGCTGCCGCTTCCGCCCGAGCCGCCGCACCTCGACCTCGTGCACGTGGCGCGAAGGCTGCACCAGGCCCGTGGCTTCCCGTGCAAGCTCACGCAACTCGAAGAGCACGTGCTCGGCTTCGTGCGGGTCGACGACGTGCCCTCGGGCGAGGTCGCGGCGCACTACCTCCATTTTCTCCGCACAGGCGACACGCGCGGCCTGGTCGGCGTGGTCGATCACAACGGCTGGGACGTGGAGACGATGATCGCGCTGGTCGCGCTCTACGGCGAGCCGCTCGCGGAGACGCGCCTCGGGCCGAGCGAGCTCGTCGGCCTCGCGCGCACGCTGCGCCGGTCCGAGCGCCAGGACGAGGCGCTCCTCTTCGCCGACCGCGCCGTTCGCGAGGGGGCCGGGGCGCCCGCGCTTCGTGCGAGGGCGGAGCTCCAGAAGAGCCGCGGCGATCGCGAGGCGGCCCTCGCCGACTTCGAGCGCCTCGCCGCCGAGCTCGACTGCCCGCGCGCGCGCCTCGAGCTCGCGAAGCTCTACGAGCACCTCCGCAAGGCCCCCGCGCG comes from the Myxococcales bacterium genome and includes:
- a CDS encoding ribonuclease H-like domain-containing protein, translated to MSARLRGRLSRLAPPAQPGLGASPATAEPPCDDEALGLVPPASRERSLSSTRPTLDELRERMAQVLGRVEPARVAPAVDLPELPFLAEETPHGTIHVRARRLSAAHRVGHVGLAPAGVARPEVLALLALDPSLALASPRKALYLDTETTGLSGGTGTVAFLVGLAYWDAGWITEQLLVRELGEEAPMLARVAERLAEAELLVTFNGKSFDLPLLRTRFVLAGLPLPPEPPHLDLVHVARRLHQARGFPCKLTQLEEHVLGFVRVDDVPSGEVAAHYLHFLRTGDTRGLVGVVDHNGWDVETMIALVALYGEPLAETRLGPSELVGLARTLRRSERQDEALLFADRAVREGAGAPALRARAELQKSRGDREAALADFERLAAELDCPRARLELAKLYEHLRKAPARALEVLAQGTSEAPASAEKRRERLRRKVARAGDDGPLFARGATREAKRR